In Xenopus tropicalis strain Nigerian chromosome 5, UCB_Xtro_10.0, whole genome shotgun sequence, one genomic interval encodes:
- the rsph9 gene encoding radial spoke head protein 9 homolog: MDAETLSLSLELVSGSGPGLSAEQCAALRASLPLLHRDLRLRRLRLWGVVLGLRGDYVIARGWGGPDLLRGQLSFYSLNCVDWCLLPPATDAHIAQTQGIKGRFVGDPAHEYEYIVRNTAGGGDSALEEELTTHIKEEVRLTGTIAMIDREAAVAPRGAYIRNPLGQVIVNHSFRGLEVSEGKKLSSYFHFTPSLNPKKKSLLEKAALDPSIDFLDSLEHDIPRGSWSLQLEQGDSVLILRSLLWLGMTFYHVPLTPLHGHLYIGTGERNLDLPFMI, encoded by the exons ATGGACGCGgagactctctctctctcgctggaGTTGGTGTCGGGCTCGGGCCCGGGGCTGAGTGCGGAACAATGTGCGGCCCTGAGAGCCTCCCTCCCCCTCCTGCACCGGGACCTGCGCCTCCGCCGCCTCCGCCTCTGGGGAGTAGTCCTGGGGCTCCGGGGGGACTATGTGATAGcccggggctggggggggccCGACCTACTGCGGGGGCAACTCTCCTTCTACAG CTTGAACTGTGTGGATTGGTGCCTGCTGCCGCCTGCAACGGATGCCCACATTGCCCAGACGCAAGGGATTAAAGGGCGCTTTGTAGGGGACCCGGCGCATGAATACGAGTACATTGTGCGCAATACGGCTGGGGGAGGAGACTCGGCACTGGAGGAGGAGCTAACG ACCCACATTAAGGAAGAGGTGCGGCTGACGGGCACCATCGCTATGATCGATAGGGAGGCAGCCGTGGCACCGCGGGGAGCCTACATCCGGAACCCCCTGGGGCAAGTCATTGTCAACCACAGCTTCCGAG GCCTTGAGGTGAGTGAAGGGAAGAAGCTGAGCTCCTACTTTCACTTTACCCCCTCGCTGAACCCCAAGAAGAAGTCCCTGCTGGAAAAGGCCGCGCTGGACCCCTCCATAGACTTCCTGGACTCACTAGAACATGATATTCCCAGAG GTTCGTGGAGCCTCCAGTTGGAGCAGGGGGACAGTGTTCTGATCCTGCGCAGCCTCCTATGGCTGGGAATGACTTTCTATCATGTGCCCCTCACCCCACTGCATGGGCACCTTTACATTGGCACTGGGGAGCGCAACCTCGACCTTCCATTCATGATCTGA